From one Trifolium pratense cultivar HEN17-A07 linkage group LG1, ARS_RC_1.1, whole genome shotgun sequence genomic stretch:
- the LOC123902229 gene encoding calcium-transporting ATPase 4, plasma membrane-type-like has protein sequence MENFLNPKDFELENKDRSIENLSRWRSAVSLVKNPRRRFRHAADLVQRRRAEENLKKIQGKFRTVINVQRAALHFTDAISTPEFKVSEKTRAAGFGIEPDDIASVVRSHDYKNYTKVGEVQGIINKLSVSVDEGVIQDSIDSRQEIYGLNRYTEKPSKSFLMFVWDALHDLTLIILMVCALVSIGIGLPTEGWPKGVYDGLGILLSILLVVTVTAVSDYQQSLQFLDLDKEKKKIAVHVTRDGKRQKVSIYDLVVGDIVHLSTGDQVPADGIFIQGYLLLIDESSLSGESEPVNIDSRRPFLLSGTKVQDGQGKMIVTTVGMRTEWGKLMETLSEGGEDETPLQVKLNGVATVIGKIGLTFAVLTFLVLTVRFVVEKAVNGEFSSWSSEDALKLLDYFAIAVTIIVVAIPEGLPLAVTLSLAFAMKKLMNDRALVRHLSACETMGSASCICTDKTGTLTTNHMVVDKIWICEKTTEIKGDESNDKLKSEISDEVLSILLQAIFQNTSAEVVKDKEGKQTILGTPTESAILEFGLVSGGDFDAQRKSCKILKVEPFNSDRKKMSVLIGLPDGGVRAFCKGASEIVLKMCGKIIDSNGTTVDLPEEKAKIVNDIIDGFANEALRTLCLAVKEIDESQDKTRIPENGYTLIAIVGIKDPVRPGVKEAVQKCLAAGISVRMVTGDNINTAKAIARECGILTEGGVAIEGPEFRNLSPEQMKDIIPRIQVMARSLPLDKHTLVTRLRNMFGEVVAVTGDGTNDAPALHESDIGLAMGIAGTEVAKENADVIIMDDNFTTIVKVAKWGRAIYINIQKFVQFQLTVNVVALITNFVSACITGAAPLTAVQLLWVNLIMDTLGALALATEPPNDGLMERQPVGRKASFITKPMWRNIFGQSVYQLIILGVLNFEGKRILGLSGSDATAVLNTLIFNSFVFCQVFNEINSREIEKINIFRGMFDSWIFLSVIIATAVFQVIIVEFLGTFASTVPLTWQFWLLSVLFGLLSMPLAAILKCIPVERDATKQHHDGYEALPPGPESV, from the exons ATGGAGAATTTTCTCAATCCCAAGGATTTTGAATTAGAAAACAAGGATCGTTCAATCGAAAATCTCAGTAGATGGAGATCTGCAGTTTCTTTGGTCAAGAATCCTCGGAGGAGATTTCGCCACGCCGCAGATCTAGTCCAACGCCGTCGAGCAGAGGAAAATCTCAAGAAAATTCAG GGGAAGTTTCGCACTGTTATCAACGTTCAACGAGCAGCACTGCATTTTACAGATG CTATTAGTACACCTGAATTCAAGGTATCAGAAAAAACTAGAGCAGCTGGTTTTGGTATCGAACCAGATGATATTGCATCAGTTGTTCGAAGCCATGATTACAAGAACTATACAAAAGTTGGTGAAGTTCAAGGGATTATAAATAAACTTTCAGTCTCAGTTGATGAAGGTGTCATTCAAGACAGTATAGATAGTAGGCAAGAGATTTATGGACTCAACCGATATACTGAGAAGCCATCTAAAAGCTTTCTGATGTTTGTTTGGGATGCACTGCATGACTTGACACTGATCATTCTAATGGTTTGTGCTTTAGTTTCCATAGGTATAGGGCTTCCCACTGAAGGGTGGCCAAAGGGTGTTTATGATGGTCTTGGTATCTTACTTAGTATACTCTTGGTAGTCACTGTTACAGCTGTAAGTGACTACCAGCAATCTCTGCAGTTCTTAGATTTGgacaaagagaagaaaaagatcGCTGTTCATGTTACCAGGGATGGTAAAAGACAGAAGGTCTCAATTTACGACTTGGTAGTAGGAGATATAGTTCATTTGTCCACTGGTGATCAAGTTCCAGCTGATGGAATTTTTATACAAGGATATTTATTGCTAATTGATGAATCAAGTTTGTCAGGTGAGAGCGAACCTGTAAATATAGACAGTCGAAGACCTTTTCTTCTTTCGGGAACCAAGGTGCAAGACGGTCAGGGGAAGATGATAGTTACAACTGTTGGCATGAGGACTGAATGGGGAAAGTTGATGGAAACTTTGAGCGAGGGAGGAGAGGATGAGACTCCACTTCAGGTGAAATTGAACGGAGTTGCTACAGTTATTGGTAAAATTGGTTTAACTTTTGCTGTGCTGACATTTTTGGTGTTGACAGTACGATTTGTGGTTGAAAAAGCAGTTAATGGAGAATTCAGTAGTTGGTCTTCAGAGGATGCACTGAAGTTACTGGACTACTTTGCTATTGCTGTAACCATAATTGTTGTTGCGATTCCTGAAGGATTACCGTTAGCTGTAACACTCAGTCTTGCTTTTGCgatgaaaaaattgatgaatgatAGGGCTCTTGTGAGACATCTTTCTGCTTGTGAGACTATGGGGTCAGCTAGTTGCATTTGCACCGATAAGACAGGAACATTGACAACCAACCATATGGTGGTCGATAAAATTTGGATATGCGAAAAGACCACGGAGATAAAAGGTGATGAGAGTAATGATAAATTGAAATCAGAGATATCTGATGAAGTTCTAAGCATCCTTTTGCAGGCTATATTTCAGAATACTTCTGCGGAAGTAGTTAAAGACAAAGAAGGAAAGCAGACAATATTGGGAACACCAACAGAATCTGCAATATTGGAATTTGGCTTGGTTTCAGGTGGTGATTTCGATGCACAGCGTAAATCTTGTAAGATACTTAAGGTTGAGCCTTTCAATTCCGACAGGAAGAAGATGTCTGTACTCATAGGTCTTCCCGATGGAGGGGTTCGAGCTTTCTGCAAAGGTGCATCAGAAATAGTGTTGAAAATGTGTGGTAAAATAATTGATAGTAATGGAACAACTGTTGATCTTCCTGAAGAGAAAGCAAAGATTGTGAATGACATTATAGATGGATTTGCCAATGAAGCTTTGAGAACTCTTTGTTTGGCTGTCAAAGAGATAGATGAATCACAAGACAAAACCAGAATCCCTGAAAATGGGTATACTCTGATAGCCATTGTGGGAATCAAGGATCCTGTGCGCCCTGGAGTTAAGGAAGCTGTTCAAAAATGTTTAGCAGCTGGAATAAGTGTCCGCATGGTCACCGGTGATAACATAAATACAGCTAAGGCTATAGCTAGAGAATGTGGTATACTTACTGAAGGCGGTGTAGCTATAGAAGGACCAGAATTTCGCAATTTGTCTCCAGAACAAATGAAGGATATCATACCAAGAATTCAG GTAATGGCACGATCGTTACCTCTTGACAAGCATACCTTGGTAACCCGTTTGAGGAATATGTTTGGTGAGGTTGTAGCTGTTACTGGTGATGGAACCAATGATGCTCCTGCACTGCATGAGTCAGACATTGGACTTGCCATGGGAATTGCTGGAACCGAG GTTGCCAAAGAAAATGCTGATGTGATTATAATGGATGACAACTTCACTACTATTGTCAAAGTGGCCAAATGGGGACGGGCTATATACATAAACATTCAAAAATTTGTGCAGTTTCAGTTAACAGTCAATGTTGTTGCTCTGATTACTAACTTTGTTTCTGCATGCATCACTG GAGCTGCTCCTCTAACAGCCGTTCAATTGCTTTGGGTTAACTTGATTATGGACACTCTTGGTGCATTGGCACTGGCTACTGAACCTCCTAATGATGGACTTATGGAAAGACAACCAGTTGGAAGGAAAGCAAGTTTCATTACCAAACCAATGTGGAGGAATATCTTTGGTCAAAGTGTGTATCAACTAATTATCCTTGGAGTTCTAAATTTTGAGGGGAAGAGGATACTTGGACTAAGCGGCTCAGATGCAACTGCAGTACTCAACACTTTGATATTCAACTCCTTTGTATTTTGCCAG GTATTCAATGAGATAAACAGCAGAGAAATTGAAAAGATAAACATATTCAGAGGCATGTTTGACAGTTGGATATTTCTAAGTGTTATTATCGCCACAGCGGTATTTCAAGTAATCATAGTTGAGTTCCTAGGAACATTTGCCAGCACAGTGCCTCTAACCTGGCAATTCTGGTTACTCAGTGTGTTATTTGGTCTACTTAGCATGCCTTTAGCTGCTATCCTCAAATGCATACCGGTTGAAAGAGATGCCACAAAGCAACATCATGATGGTTATGAGGCACTTCCTCCTGGTCCTGAAAGTGTGTGA
- the LOC123902230 gene encoding replication factor A protein 1-like, with product MATQFDMLCDVLPGHNSWKFKVRVLRMWAISSFMKPNELNSMEMVLIDEKGGKIHALIRKELVYLFQNKLKEGEVYKLSNFDVVPVVGFYRTTLHPYKLIFRSNTKVQNFASSDIPILGFSFTDLAEVASYSVNYDYLIGNFDLKNLTNFVIFID from the exons ATGGCAACCCAATTTGACATGTTGTGCGATGTTCTTCCTGGGCATAATTCATGGAAGTTCAAAGTTCGTGTCCTCCGTATGTGggcaatttcttcttttatgaAGCCTAATGAGTTGAACTCTATGGAAATGGTGCTGATAGATGAGAAG GGAGGTAAGATTCATGCCTTGATAAGGAAAGAATTGGTTTACCTATTCCAGAATAAATTAAAGGAAGGGGAAGTTTATAAGCTATCAAACTTTGATGTTGTTCCAGTCGTTGGATTTTATCGTACAACTCTGCATCCTTACAAATTGATTTTTCGATCGAATACCAAAGTTCAGAATTTTGCGAGTTCTGATATTCCTATTTTGGGATTTTCTTTCACCGATCTTGCTGAAGTGGCTAGCTACTCTGTTAACTATGATTACCTAATAGGtaattttgatttgaagaaccttacaaattttgtaattttcatCGATTAA
- the LOC123902231 gene encoding S-formylglutathione hydrolase-like, translated as MASVVGVTEISSGKMFGGYNKRYKHYSKTLSCSMNFHIYFPPNISDNNKPFPVLYWLSGLTCSDENFIFKSGAQRAASQYGVALIAPDTSPRGLNVEGESDSWDFGVGAGFYLNATQEKWKNWRMYDYVVKELPELLKDNFPQLDTSKASIFGHSMGGHGALTIYLKNLDKYKSVSAFAPVANPTNCPWGQKAFTNYLGDNKSDWEDYDATYLVTKFPGVSATILIDQGEDDKFLHDQLLPRKFEEACKNTNVPLLLRFQPGYDHSYYFISTFIDDHIQHHAQALRLN; from the exons atggcgTCGGTGGTTGGAGTGACGGAGATAAGTAGCGGTAAGATGTTTGGAGGTTACAATAAAAGATACAAACATTACAGTAAAACTCTTAGCTGTTCAATGAACTTTCACATTTACTTCCCTCCCAACATTTCCGATAATAATAAACCATTCCCTGTTCTCTATTGGCTCTCCGGTCTCACTTGCTCCGATGAGAATTTCATTTTCAAGTCCGGCGCTCAGCGCGCCGCTTCTCAATACGGCGTTGCCTTGATCGCCCCCGACACTTCTCCAA GAGGGTTGAATGTCGAAGGAGAATCCGATTCATGGGACTTTGGTGTAG GTGCAGGATTTTATCTCAATGCTACACAAGAGAAATGGAAGAATTGGCGCATGTATGACTATGTTGTCAAGGAATTGCCAGAGCTTCTAAAAGATAACTTTCCACAGCTTGACACATCAAAAGCTTCAATATTTGGCCATTCTATGGGTGGGCATGGTGCATTGACCATCTACTTGAAAAATCTGGATAAATATAAG TCAGTTTCTGCCTTTGCACCAGTAGCAAATCCTACAAATTGTCCTTGGGGACAAAAGGCATTCACAAATTATCTAGGTGACAATAAATCTGATTGGGAG GATTATGACGCTACTTACTTGGTAACAAAGTTTCCCGGGGTATCTGCCACCATTTTGATTGATCAG GGGGAAGATGACAAATTTTTGCATGATCAACTGCTACCTCGCAAGTTTGAAGAGGCATGCAAGAATACCAATGTTCCACTGCTGCTACGCTTTCAACCTGGTTATGATCactcttattattttatttccacATTCATCGATGATCACATCCAACATCATGCTCAAGCTCTTAGGCTTAATTAA
- the LOC123891323 gene encoding zinc finger protein AZF1-like, with protein MRKKVTPSSTFHNPFSSYNYHDDNNNKHTKINTANLQGSTRIYKCDLCSKSFSSGNALGGHKSSHKKQKTHHDDDNEKPEHSCCQVCKKFFSSNKALYGHMRSHKRDGKKVIHPPPTISSSLEHNNDVDEDRFLLRASVLDLSNYFPQG; from the coding sequence ATGAGGAAAAAAGTTACTCCATCATCTACTTTTCATAATCCATTTTCTTCTTATAATTatcatgatgataataataataagcacACAAAAATTAACACTGCAAATTTACAAGGTTCAACAAGAATATACAAGTGTGATTTGTGCAGCAAAAGCTTCAGCTCCGGCAACGCACTCGGTGGCCACAAATCATCTCACAAGAAGCAAAAGACACatcatgatgatgataatgagaAACCGGAACATAGTTGTTGTCAGGTTTGCAAGAAGTTTTTTTCATCTAATAAGGCTTTATATGGACACATGAGATCACACAAAAGAGATGGCAAGAAGGTTATTCATCCACCACCAACTATATCCTCCTCCTTGGAGCATAATAATGATGTTGATGAAGATCGATTTCTACTTAGGGCATCGGTTCTTGACTTATCAAATTATTTCCCACAAGGGTAG
- the LOC123902232 gene encoding uncharacterized protein LOC123902232, with the protein MVESVAVNDLELTLKPFYQRASEAEDRISRLEAAINGRKHTGNEEQLQLVDSRYDTGNEEQLQLVNDLQSKLEVANSELISEKQKAQTLAAENEKLQYRISHLLRSIKNADLKLEQVKAQEQLESLKLQDS; encoded by the exons atgGTGGAATCTGTAGCAGTTAACGATTTGGAACTCACCTTAAAGCCTTTCTATCAGAGAGCTTCTGAAGCCGAG GATCGCATATCAAGACTTGAAGCTGCTATCAATGGTAGAAAAC ATACTGGGAATGAGGAACAGTTACAACTGGTTGATTCACGCTATGATACTGGGAATGAGGAACAGTTACAACTGGTTAACGATCTTCAGTCAAAGCTAGAAGTAGCAAACTCTGAGTTAATTTCAGAAAAACAAAAG GCTCAGACGCTTGCTGCAGAAAATGAAAAACTTCAATACCGTATAAGTCATCTTCTGCGATCAATTAAGAATGCTGATCTGAAATTAGAGCAA GTTAAAGCGCAGGAGCAGCTGGAGAGCTTGAAATTGCAGGATTCTTGA